The Alnus glutinosa chromosome 10, dhAlnGlut1.1, whole genome shotgun sequence DNA window TGGAGCCTTGAAAGTTCTAAAGTTCAAGCAAATGTTGAAGTGGGAGGAATGGTCTTCTTTTGGTATTGAAATCGAAGGTGGAGCTTTTTCTCAACTTGAAGAGCTTTATATTGGTTTCTGCCCCAAGCTTACAGGAGGGTTGCCTGTCCATCTTCCTTCTTTAGCCAAACTTGGGATTCATAAATGTCCGCAGCTAGTGGCTTCACTCCCAAGGGCTCCTGTTGTTCACAAATTGCAGCTAAGACATTGTAATGAGGTTCTGTTAAAGGAATTGCCAATTGGATTGCGGAAGCTCAATATTGAAGGATTTGACGCACTAGAGTCCCTTCTCGAGGAAATAGTGCACTCCAATAGCAGTCTTCAAGAGTTAACAATCTCAAATTGTATGAAGTTAGAGCTCCCAACACACCTTGACTTTTCATCCCTTGAAAGATTGTCGTTGGAAATTTGTGATTCCCTCGAGTCATTTCCATTAGACTTATTCCCAAAGCTTTATTATATCAATATCTCTGAGTGTAAGAATCTGGAATCTTTTACAGTTTCAGAACAACATGGACGTGATTCAGTGACCTTGCATATTACCATCACCCATTGTCCTaattttgtatcttttccaGAAGGAGGAATTTGTGCCCCCGACCTTACATACTTTTGTGTCTGCAGTTGTGCAAGTCTGAGGTCACTACCAAAGAAGATGCATATGCTCCTCCCTTCTTGTAAAACTTTTACTGTAATTAATTGTCCACAAGTTGAATTGTTGCCCGAAGGGGGCTTTCCTTCCAATTTGAAAGCACTTTATGTCGAGAATTGTGAAAAACTCATTGCCGGTCGGATGGGATGGGGTTTACAAACACTCCTGTCTGTTAGATATTTGTATTTATGTGGCAAATATGAAGATGTTGAGTCTTTTCCAGAGCCAGGGTTGCTGCCTTCCTGTCTGATCGGGCTTACTATCACTGgattttcaaatatgaaatCTTTGGACAAGAAAGGGCTTCAACACCTCACCTCTCTTCAAGAATTGTGGGTCATCAACTGCCCTAAGCTGAAGTGCATTCCAAAAGAGGGGTTGTCTGCATCCCTTTCTGTTATACGGATCGATTATTGCCCTTTGTTGAAGAAACGGTGGcaaagcaagaaagaaaaagaacggCGAAAGATTCCTGATGTCGATCACATATTGATTGATTATGAAGAATATATTGGATGAGCTAAAAGCCTTGCAAGAGTCCAATTTTctgttataatacttgcacatcAGTTAGGTAATTGCTCTTCTCAGAGTCAGCCacccctagttttttttttttctttcttgattttcagtttctgtttttattttattaaaggtATTTTCCCCATTTGGGGACATTGacaactttttggtagtttgggaaaACATTGTTACGATTGAAAGTTTGGGAGACATTATCAATTGGATAGTAGTTTAATCTTGACTTCtcccatatatattttttttgtctgatAAATTTTGCTTTGTTTTATCATTGTCTAATTGTTTCATTAACTGAATGGGAAACTTTTAATTAACAGAATTAAGAGGTTTGGAGAGCTTGGGTGACAATTGCAAGGAAAAATAGAGTCTACTCTTGTGAGGCATGAATGCTGGAAGGTTAGCTaattaatttcatttacttatcaaaaaaaaattattttatttataacaaaaagggtaggatctttttttttttttgttgaaaaagggTATTCTGTATTGATCTGATTTAGTTATTGTAGGCACATTTTATATCTCATCTGCTTAGTGTGTATGGATTTATGTTTCAGTCTACTATGAAAGTGtaactatttatttattgattaagACATGAAGTTATTTTCTGATGAACAGGAACTGAAAATTTGGTGATACCTTGTTGGACTTATGGCGTGGTACAAAATCGAGATCATGCATGGGAattttgctccttttttttttctttttttggtctgCAGCACAGGCTTTGAATTGTCAATTTGTATCTTTTCTCTTAAAAGCTGGTATGTAGGAAAAGGTAATGAATGGCAGCAGAGGATTTTTCTTGTGCATATTGTATGATCCCTGTTAATTAAGGTGGCTGACTTGATTTATCATAACACAATATCTAATATTTATCTGGCACTTCACCAATTGGAAGCTAGTGCAGTTTCTGATACCTTCAATTACCAACATTTTGAGATAAGAAATTGCAGCTGTGTATCTGATATTGGTGTCCATATCAGTTGATTAGACAATTCAGATCAGTTTTTAATGgtgctttcttttgttctttgtcTTCAACTTTTTTCGTTTCTCTTGAGTGCATATAAATTACTTAACAACAtgttagttttaaattttaatccaCTTTCTCAATTCCATACCTTCCAAAATGAGATGAAAAGATTCTGTTTAAGTGGGACTTTTTCATGTCATTATTCAGttatatagattttattttagttcACATCGTTGTAGGAATTTATTTGCTTCAGTTATGTAATCCTAGCAGTAGGGACCTTTTGAGGTTCAAGTGCGTCTCCAAGATGAGCACCGACAGCAGCTTCTCTATGATTTTCTACGCATCGACCAGAGGCAACGAGGCATCTCAGCCCTCCTTGTTCAATAGTGTTTCTAGTACAAGTGTAATGATAGTGGGAATATAATGCTTCTTTTTCAAGAGTTTACCTGCAAAGACTGCTGTCATAATGGCTTTGTATGATGGAGTCATTTGTGTTAACTAACTCCTATTTAACAGGTTCCCAAGGATGTTAGATATCTTCATCTACAGCTCAAATACcagaaaatggatggcgctgatcAGGACCCACTAATTGTCATGTTGTCCCCAAGTTTTAAGTTGGTGAGCTTTCAACATCCAAACTTTAACAAGAAAATGGAAAACTTTGCTTGAAGCTTGTGAAGATCATGagggattttctttccaaataaGATAGTCATAAGCAACTTTCCTTGATTCTTTGCAAAGGGGTGAGCAAGTGCTCGTGAAAATCGAAATGTTACTGTTTTTAGTatttcaatagtaatttttactgtcacattaaaaataaacatttgaaaGTACATGTGATATTTTTCTCCTATAATTAGTTTCTTTGTTTAGATACAAAGTTGTACAGTACAACATGACTAGGAATAGGATCATgccttccttttttgttttctatgaaTGCAGAATCAGATGTGGATTTTGGTGCAttgaagtcatattttattttaaatctacTTTTCATAATGTTTGCAGTAATTCTTGCTATTTGAGAATAACTGTTTTCCCTTTCATTTCCACACTATcaggagaaaaagaaattccATTAGCAGCTCGAAATTGCCAATCAACTCATCAATGTTGTTCAAACGAGTAGAGGTGTAAAGAGCTTTTATCATCTTCACAGAAAGTGTTCCTTCCTattgagacagtttccggttGGTTGATGATTGAGCGCCTCCCGAATTGATCACATGTGGATCGATTCCTGTGAAAtagattgttttttttattattatttgcacATGCATGTTTAATAggcttaaatgacacatgttacTTTTAGAGACTGATTTTAATGAATTTcatacaaatcagtttgtaggaaattatttagtgacattattattcataataaaaCAATCAATTTTTAGAAATCACAACCAAAGCAATAAAATCCTTAATCATATACATTCAAAACCCAAGACATTAAGCAGAAACTagaaggataattttttttctttcattcgaTCATTTCCATACAAGTAATGAAACAAAGACTTTTGGTGATGTTGAAGACTTGGGGTCTACTGATCGATCACCTTCTTCCATGGCATGATGGCATTACTAGTTGCTGGACTACATTGCATCGCGCTAAAACTGTTTCCTCCTTTccgttttctttgaattttttgattcAATAACGTGTGGAGTCCACCACATTCAATGGACCAACGTACGCAATTCAAAGCTCACCTACGACATTCTTTGATCATTATTCCTCCCGTCTGACTGTTTAATTGGTGTAAAAAGCAAAACATAGCTTGCACTTACCTCCCTTTGCTCTGCTCTTTGCAATCACCTTCCTTcatttcctttcatttctttcattaCAAACCAGAGAAAACATGGCCGAGGCCTTAGTGGGAGGAGCGTTTCTCTCCGCCTTCCTCCAAGTGTTATTTGACAGAATGGCGTCTCGCAAGTTCATTGACTTCTTTCGGGAGCAAAAAGTCACCGATGGACTCTTAGAAAAGTTGGAGACAACGTTGCGGTCCGTGAATGCAGTGCTCGAAGACGCGGAGGAGAAGCAAGTTACAAAACCTGATGTTGCCAAGTGGCTCGATGACCTGAAAGATGCTGTGTATCATGCAGACGACATCTTGGATGAGATTGCTACTAAAGCCTTGCGCCTCGAGGTGGATGCTGCAAGTAAGGTACGAACCCGAATCTCTACTTCTTCCTTTTTCAGGAAGATAGAACCAAAGATTAAAGATGTACACGAAAGATTGGAATTTCTAGCGAAACAAAAAAAGCATATGGGTTTGAGAGAAGGTGTTGGAGGAGAATCATCAAAAAGATTGCCCACGACTTCTTTGGTCCAAGAATCTGATATTTTGGGTAGGAATGATGATAAAGAGACAATAGTTAACTTGTTGCTCTCGGATGACGCAAATGGAGGTGAGATGCGTGTGATTCCCATAGTGGGAATGGGGGGAGTTGGCAAGACCACCCTTGCTCAAATTGTATACAAGGACAAGAGGGTGAAGGAGCATTTTGAGCTTAAGGCATGGGTATGTGTTTCGGATGAGTTTGACGTGTTCAGGGTAACTAAAACAGTTCTAGAGGCAGTGACTTCGTCAACTTGTGGTATCAAAGATCTAAATCTTCTTCAAGTTACACTACAAGAGAAATTGATGGGGAAGAAATTCCTATTTGTTTTAGATGATGTATGGAATGAGAATTCTGATTATTGGGATGCCTTAAGCCGTCCATTTAAATCTGGGGCAATAGGAAGTGCAATCATTGTAACAACACGCAATGAAGGTGTTGCATCAATCATGCGCACAATTCCAACTCATCATCTAAAGATGTTACTGGAAGAAGATTGTTGGTCACTATTTGCAAAACATGCATTCCATGATTATAACTCTGATGCACATCCAAAGCTAGAAGTAATAGGTAGGCAAATAGTGAAAAAGTGTAAAGGTCTACCTCTAGCGGCCAAGACAATTGGGGGTCTCTTACGATTTAAACTAGATGTTAATGAGTGGGAGAAGATACTAATAAGCGAATTATGGGATTCGCCAATAAACAAGACAAACATTCTTCCAGCTTTAAGATTAAGTTACAAATATCTCCCCTCTCATTTAAAGCAATGTTTTGCTTATTGTTCAATGTTTCCTAAAGATTATGCTTTAAAAAAAGATCAAGTGGTCTTATTATGGATGGCAGAAGGTTTCCTagaagaaaccaaaaataaacCAATGGAAGAAATTGGTCATGAATACTTCCTTGATCTAGCATCAAGATCGTTGTTTGAGCAATCAAGTGATGATAAATCAGGTTTTGTAATGCATGATCTTGTCAACGACTTGGCAACTTTTGTATCTGGACAATTTACCTTTAGATTGGAGGATGACCATTCTCAGGAAATTGTGGACAAGACTCGCCATTTTTCGTATGttcgaagaagaagatatgaTAACTTTAAGAAGTTTGAGTCTCTTTGCGAGACTACTCGATTGCACACATTCCTACCATTGAAGTTGTCACCAGGCtacaatttcttcttcttaactAAAAGAGTACCGCTTGATTTATTGCCAAAGCTAAGATGCTTGCGCGTGCTCTCTCTATCTCACTATCAAAATATGACTGAGTTGCCTGAATCAATTGACAAAATTAAGCATCTACGTTATTTGAACCTTTCTTCCACAGCAATTAAAAGGTTGTCTAATTCCATATGTAAGTTGTGCAATTTGCAAACATTGAATCTATCAGGTTGTAAAGATTTTTCTGTATTGCCAAGAGAGATGTGAAAACTCAGTAACTTACGTCATCTTGATATCAACGGAACTGCCATAAAAGAGATGCCAATGCAGCTGGGTAGACTAAAATGTCTACAAACATTAACTAAATTTATCGTCAGCAAACATAGTGGGTCTTCCATTGAAGAGTTGGGGAATCTTACAAATCTTCGAGGAAAGCTTTCTATTTTAGAGCTCCAAAACATTGGATCTCCTACGGATGCTCTGAGAGCATGCTTGAAAGATAGGAAGTACCTTGAGGAGTTGGTGTTGGAATGGAATGCATTGGAAGCTAATATTTCAGAATGTCAAATATCTGTACTCGACAATCTTCGGCCCCATAGTAACTTGAAAAGTCTCACTATCAACAACTATGGCGGTGAAATTCTTCCAGATTGGGTTAGGCAACATTCATTCTCTAATATAACGTCCTTTTGCCTAAAAAATTGCAACAATTGTCAAAACTTGCCACCACTTGGGCAGCTACCCTGTTTGCAGcatttctctgtttttgggtttaAAAGAGTTGTTAAAGTGGATCGTGAGTTTTATGGCAGTGATTCTTCAGCAGTGAAACCATTTGGATCCCTGAAAATTCTAAGGTTTGGCCGAATGTTAAATTGGGAGGAATGGTCTTCTTTTGGTGCCGAAAATGAAGATGGAGCCTTTCTTAAACTTGAAGAGCTTTATATTAATAATTGTCCTAAGTTAAGAGGAGGGCTACCCGTCCATCTTCCTTCTTTAGCGAAATTTGAGATTCATGGATGTCCTCAGCTGGTAGCTTCACTCCCAAAGGCTCCTGTTGTACGGGAATTGAAGGTAAGAGATTGTAACAAGGTTCTGTTAAAGGAATTGCCAACTAAATTGAGAAAGCTGGTAATTGGAGGATTTGGCGCGCTAGAGTCCCTTCCCAAGGGAAAGGGGGCCTCCAACAACTGTCTTCAAGAGTTACAAATCTGGGAATGTATTAAGTTAGAGCTCCCAACACACTTTTTATCGCTTAAAACAATGCGGTTGAGTGGTTGTCAGTCCCTCAAGTCATTTCCGTTAAATTTATTCCCAAAGCTTTGTACTATCGATATCTTGGGGTGTATGAATCTGGAATCTTTTACAGTTTCAGAACAACATGGACGTGATTTAGTGACCTTGCGTATTTGCATCAGCAGTTGCCCCAAATTTGTATCTTTTCCAAAAGGAGGAATTCGTGCCCCCGACCTTTCATCCTTTACGGTCACATTTTCATCCCTTGAAACATTGTCGTTAAGCGGTTGTGATTCCCTCAAGTCATTTCCGTTAGATTTATTCCCAAAGCTTTATTATATCTTTATCTTTCGATGTAAGAATCTGgaatctttttcaatttcagaACAACAACATGGATGTGATTTAGTGACCTTGCATATTGACATCAGCAGTTGCCCCaattttgtatcttttccaAAAGGAGGAATTCGTGCCCCCAACCTTTCATCCTTTACGGTCTTCAATTGTGAGAGTCTGAGGTCACTACCAGACAAGATGGATGTACTCCTTccttctcttaattattttcatatacgTCACTGCCAGAGAATTGAGTCGTTTCCTGAAGGGGGCTTGCCTCCCAATGTTAAATATATGGATGTCGAGAGATGTGACAAACTCTTTGCCAGACGGGCGGGATGGGGTTTGCAAAAACTCCCATCTCTTAGAGAATTTTCAGTCGGTGGCAACTATGAAGACGTGGAGTCCTTTCCAGAGCCAGGGTTGCTGCCCTCTTGTCTGACTCAACTTCGTATCTCTGGATTTCCAAATATGAAATCTTTGGACAAGAAAGGGCTTCAAGACCTCACCTCTCTTCAACAATTGTGGGTCTGGGGCTGCCCTAAGCTCGAATACATTCCAAAAGAGGGGTTGCCTACCTCCCTTTCTATAATAGAGATCGAAGGATGCCCTTTGTTGAGGAAACAGTGGCAaagcaagaaaggaaaagatCAGCGAAAGATTCCGGACGTCGATCACATATTGATTGATTTTGAAGAATATATTGGATGAGCCAAAAGCCTCGGAAGAGTCCCATTTTCTATTATAATACCTGTAGATCATCTCGAAGGCGGCAAGAACATATTCACTTAGGTAATTGTAAATATGATCCTCTTCCTTCTCTTAAtgactttcttaatttctttaatatatatggatTTCTAATATAAGATATTTTGCTCAATTCCTTGTGGGTTCTTTTGCAGGTTCACCTTCCATTGTTATATGCttagaattgaaaatttttcgCTACTGTCGGCCCTAGTGGGAAGGAAATGAATGGCGAAAGATTCCTAATGTCGATCACATACTGATTGATGGGGTGAATATATTGGATGAGCTAAAAGGCGACAACAACATATTCAGCTTTTGCACTTAGGTAGGTAATtgctcttttcaaattatttcatACATATgattttctaatattttcaaCGTCTGATaaatttctcttcattttatcaCTACCTAATTTGGGTTTTTCTAATATTAATTGTatggaaaattttcatttaactGAATATAGAAAATTGAAGAGCACGCAAAGACGGAATTATAAAATATGTTGTTAAAATCTCTAATTTTCGAAACATGAAATCTTTTCAACAACTCTAGCACTTAGGTACCTGCATTTTTCTAACATTTTGTCTCTCTTATAACTTTATCTCTGtctatttgtttttcatttttattggttaattgtatggaaattatttaatt harbors:
- the LOC133880397 gene encoding putative disease resistance RPP13-like protein 1 yields the protein MAEALVGGAFLSAFLQVLFDRMASRKFIDFFREQKVTDGLLEKLETTLRSVNAVLEDAEEKQVTKPDVAKWLDDLKDAVYHADDILDEIATKALRLEVDAASKVRTRISTSSFFRKIEPKIKDVHERLEFLAKQKKHMGLREGVGGESSKRLPTTSLVQESDILGRNDDKETIVNLLLSDDANGGEMRVIPIVGMGGVGKTTLAQIVYKDKRVKEHFELKAWVCVSDEFDVFRVTKTVLEAVTSSTCGIKDLNLLQVTLQEKLMGKKFLFVLDDVWNENSDYWDALSRPFKSGAIGSAIIVTTRNEGVASIMRTIPTHHLKMLLEEDCWSLFAKHAFHDYNSDAHPKLEVIGRQIVKKCKGLPLAAKTIGGLLRFKLDVNEWEKILISELWDSPINKTNILPALRLSYKYLPSHLKQCFAYCSMFPKDYALKKDQVVLLWMAEGFLEETKNKPMEEIGHEYFLDLASRSLFEQSSDDKSGFVMHDLVNDLATFVSGQFTFRLEDDHSQEIVDKTRHFSYVRRRRYDNFKKFESLCETTRLHTFLPLKLSPGYNFFFLTKRVPLDLLPKLRCLRVLSLSHYQNMTELPESIDKIKHLRYLNLSSTAIKRLSNSICKLCNLQTLNLSGCKDFSVLPREM